One genomic window of Elusimicrobiota bacterium includes the following:
- a CDS encoding redoxin domain-containing protein yields the protein MSTQTATPETTPLAAGTAAPDFRLQDQDGKEFHLGDHLGQKTVMLFFYPLDWSPTCSKENACFTHSLARFQEYGEVAAISSDSVYSHRAWADKLGLKHRLLSDMHRAVSKSYGLYFPKANINQRATVIIGRDGKVAWVKVEADITKERDYNEVEAVLAKLPK from the coding sequence ATGAGCACGCAGACAGCGACCCCAGAGACGACGCCCCTGGCCGCGGGCACCGCGGCGCCGGATTTCCGGCTGCAGGACCAGGACGGCAAGGAGTTCCATCTGGGCGACCATCTGGGCCAGAAGACGGTCATGCTCTTCTTCTATCCGCTGGACTGGAGTCCGACCTGCTCGAAGGAGAACGCGTGCTTCACGCACAGCCTGGCGCGTTTTCAGGAGTACGGCGAGGTGGCGGCCATCTCCAGCGATTCGGTGTATTCCCACCGGGCCTGGGCGGACAAGTTGGGCCTCAAGCACCGCCTGCTCTCGGACATGCACCGCGCGGTGTCCAAGTCCTACGGACTGTACTTCCCCAAGGCCAACATCAACCAGCGCGCGACCGTGATCATCGGTCGTGACGGCAAGGTGGCCTGGGTCAAGGTCGAGGCGGACATCACCAAGGAGCGCGACTACAACGAAGTGGAGGCGGTCCTCGCCAAGCTGCCCAAGTGA
- a CDS encoding glutamine synthetase III, with translation MPHRSHAPESLAQMTPRRGSQTQKVSDYFGCNVFGPETMRLLLPKDTYRRLREAVDLGKRIEPEVANAVAAAMKTWALSKGATHYCHWFQPMTGYTAEKHDSFVEPTGDGRAIEKFSGRHLVQAEPDASSFPSGGLRVTFEARGYTAWDPTSPAFIMEMKGGATLCIPTIFVSYNGQSLDDKTPLLRSCDVISKAALDILKLFKSDAAKVHATLGAEQEYFLVDRSYYESRPDLLMAGRTLVGAPSPKGQQLEDHYFGSIKERVFAFMNEAESELYKLGVPVKTRHNEVAPNQFESAPVFEEVNVAVDHNQLVMDVLDRIAIRHGLAVLLHEKPFAGINGSGKHCNWSLATDTGKNLLTPGDTPNENLQFVVFLACIVKAVHDNPLFLRATVASAGNDHRLGANEAPPAIMSVFLGGHLTKVFADIEKGVHPKGQDKEWMSFGLSRIPPILRDNTDRNRTSPFAFTGDKFEFRAVGSSFNTALPITILHAIVAAQLRQAKTDIEAKLKKKPFKDAVLEVLRGYIKQSKAICFEGNNYSAAWVKEAAKRGLPNVQTTPDALEGFSRRENGALLERLGIMSAEESLSREHVKLEKYAKDIEIEARLLMEMVETQIVPAGLQYQNRVAEAVRGLRELLPSEAALDTQIGLLRNVADHIDRASKGVTELRLAVARAVDEEDGAPRARFYCHKVKPLFTPIREAVDGLEGLVDAELWPLPKYREMLFLL, from the coding sequence ATGCCCCATCGCAGCCACGCCCCGGAGAGCCTCGCCCAGATGACCCCCCGCCGCGGATCCCAAACCCAGAAGGTTTCGGACTATTTCGGCTGCAACGTGTTCGGCCCGGAGACCATGCGCCTGCTCCTGCCCAAGGACACCTACCGGCGGCTGCGCGAGGCCGTGGACCTCGGCAAGCGCATCGAGCCGGAGGTCGCCAACGCCGTGGCCGCGGCCATGAAGACCTGGGCCCTCTCCAAGGGCGCCACCCACTACTGCCATTGGTTCCAGCCCATGACCGGCTACACCGCGGAGAAGCACGACAGCTTCGTGGAGCCCACGGGCGACGGGCGGGCCATAGAGAAGTTCTCCGGCCGCCACCTGGTGCAGGCCGAGCCCGACGCGTCCTCCTTCCCCTCGGGCGGCCTGCGCGTCACCTTCGAGGCCCGCGGCTACACGGCCTGGGACCCCACTTCCCCGGCCTTCATCATGGAGATGAAGGGCGGCGCCACCCTGTGCATCCCCACCATCTTCGTCTCCTACAACGGCCAGTCCTTGGACGACAAGACGCCGCTGCTGCGCTCCTGCGACGTCATCAGCAAGGCGGCCCTGGACATCCTCAAGCTGTTCAAGAGCGACGCGGCCAAGGTCCACGCGACCTTGGGCGCCGAGCAGGAGTACTTCCTGGTCGACCGTTCCTATTATGAGAGCCGGCCCGACCTGCTCATGGCCGGGCGCACCCTCGTGGGCGCGCCGTCGCCCAAGGGCCAGCAGCTCGAGGACCACTACTTCGGCAGCATCAAGGAGCGGGTCTTCGCCTTCATGAACGAGGCGGAGAGCGAGCTTTATAAGCTGGGCGTGCCGGTCAAGACCCGGCACAACGAGGTGGCTCCCAACCAGTTCGAGAGCGCCCCGGTCTTCGAGGAAGTCAACGTGGCGGTGGACCACAACCAGCTGGTCATGGACGTCCTGGACCGCATCGCCATCCGCCACGGCCTGGCCGTGCTCCTGCACGAGAAGCCCTTCGCGGGCATCAACGGCAGCGGCAAGCACTGCAACTGGTCCCTGGCGACCGACACGGGCAAGAACCTCCTGACCCCGGGCGACACGCCGAACGAGAACCTGCAGTTCGTGGTCTTCCTGGCCTGCATCGTCAAGGCCGTGCACGACAACCCGCTGTTCCTGCGCGCCACCGTGGCCTCGGCCGGCAACGACCACCGCCTGGGCGCCAACGAGGCGCCGCCGGCCATCATGTCGGTGTTTTTGGGCGGGCACCTGACCAAGGTCTTCGCGGACATCGAGAAAGGCGTGCACCCCAAGGGCCAGGACAAGGAGTGGATGTCCTTCGGCCTCTCCCGCATCCCGCCCATCCTGCGCGACAACACGGACCGCAACCGCACCTCGCCCTTCGCCTTCACCGGCGACAAGTTCGAGTTCCGGGCCGTGGGCTCGTCCTTCAACACCGCCCTGCCCATCACCATCCTGCACGCCATCGTGGCGGCGCAGCTGCGGCAGGCCAAGACAGACATCGAGGCCAAGCTCAAGAAGAAGCCCTTCAAGGACGCGGTCCTGGAGGTGCTGCGCGGCTACATCAAGCAGTCCAAGGCCATCTGCTTCGAGGGCAACAATTACTCCGCCGCCTGGGTGAAGGAAGCGGCCAAGCGCGGCTTGCCCAATGTGCAAACGACTCCTGACGCCCTGGAGGGTTTCAGCCGTCGGGAGAACGGGGCCCTGCTGGAGCGCCTGGGCATCATGAGCGCGGAGGAGAGCCTCTCCCGCGAGCACGTCAAGCTCGAGAAGTACGCCAAGGACATCGAGATCGAGGCCCGGCTGCTCATGGAGATGGTGGAGACCCAGATCGTGCCGGCCGGCCTGCAGTACCAGAACCGGGTCGCTGAGGCGGTGCGCGGACTGCGCGAACTGCTGCCCTCCGAAGCGGCTCTGGATACCCAGATCGGACTCCTGCGCAACGTCGCGGACCACATCGACCGCGCCAGCAAGGGCGTGACCGAACTGCGCCTGGCCGTGGCGCGGGCCGTGGATGAGGAGGACGGCGCACCCCGGGCGCGCTTCTACTGCCACAAGGTCAAGCCGCTCTTCACCCCCATCCGGGAGGCGGTGGATGGGCTCGAGGGCCTGGTGGACGCGGAACTCTGGCCCCTTCCCAAGTACCGGGAGATGCTCTTCCTCCTTTAG
- a CDS encoding response regulator transcription factor, whose protein sequence is METRLLLCDDHKLFREGLKTLLEKRPGLRVVAEAADGPGAVAASLESRPDVVIMDISMPRLNGIEATRKILELRPDCRVIVLSMHSDRRFVKEALKAGASAYLLKDSACDELCAAVAAVAEGKTYLSPAIAHIVVAECVGRGSRDDGAAFSVLSAREREVLQLLAEGRSTKQIALHLRLSVKTVETHRMQTMRKLDIHSIAGLTKYAIQEGLVSL, encoded by the coding sequence TTGGAGACGCGGCTGCTGCTCTGCGACGACCATAAGCTCTTCCGGGAAGGCCTGAAGACCCTGCTGGAGAAGAGGCCGGGCCTGCGGGTCGTCGCCGAGGCGGCCGACGGCCCGGGCGCGGTGGCCGCCAGCCTGGAGTCCCGTCCGGACGTCGTCATCATGGACATCTCCATGCCCAGGCTCAACGGCATCGAGGCGACCCGCAAGATCCTGGAACTGCGCCCGGATTGCCGGGTCATCGTCTTATCCATGCACTCGGACCGCCGCTTCGTCAAGGAGGCCTTGAAGGCCGGCGCGTCGGCCTACCTGCTCAAGGACTCGGCTTGCGACGAGCTCTGCGCAGCGGTCGCCGCTGTAGCGGAAGGCAAGACTTACCTGAGTCCCGCCATCGCCCATATCGTGGTCGCGGAATGCGTGGGCCGCGGTTCCCGGGATGACGGGGCGGCGTTCTCCGTGCTCTCCGCCCGCGAGCGCGAGGTCCTGCAGCTCCTGGCCGAGGGCCGGTCGACCAAGCAGATCGCCCTGCACCTGCGCCTCAGCGTCAAGACCGTCGAGACCCACCGCATGCAGACCATGCGGAAGCTCGACATCCACAGCATCGCCGGCCTGACCAAGTACGCGATCCAGGAGGGGCTCGTCTCGTTATGA
- a CDS encoding radical SAM protein has product MIALINPPIPGKSASLVIPSLGLGYLAASLRQAGLGTQIIDAVALGLDHDAVAQEVARLRPELVGITATTPLSGAAYRLAKSLRPHARWLALGGAHPSAVSRKIFEQCPELDFGFRGEAEESFPRFAKALLAGDTGTGFPGVITKSHDSAPASIKDPDQLPFPAWDLMPMERYRHPLFPGERLATIFSSRGCPYQCIFCDKTVCGSKYRPRSPENVIKEIEALHSKHDVTAFMFYDDLFSLDRERVIRLCRLIIDSGLKIRWKCECRANTVDDELLSWMKKAGCVQIAFGIETAHQKGLDWLRKGIKVEQVKDAVAKTKKAGIKVLGYFILGIPVETHEEELQTVEFAVELGIDYAQFGSLSPLPGTDLYDLAVKNGWYREGPGPAPEEYGQTRPLLITGHWTEARLKRIMSQAYRRFYFRPGYLLKTALRPRGFLDLARSGLRLLRWLFAQTGFDATNK; this is encoded by the coding sequence ATGATCGCCCTCATCAATCCCCCCATCCCCGGCAAGAGCGCCTCTCTTGTCATCCCCAGCCTCGGCCTAGGCTACCTCGCCGCATCCCTGCGCCAAGCCGGCCTGGGAACACAGATCATCGACGCCGTCGCCCTCGGCCTCGATCATGACGCCGTCGCACAAGAAGTCGCAAGACTCAGACCCGAGCTCGTAGGCATCACAGCCACAACCCCCCTCTCCGGCGCCGCCTATCGGCTGGCCAAGAGCCTGCGCCCCCACGCCCGCTGGCTCGCGCTCGGCGGAGCCCACCCCAGCGCCGTCAGCCGCAAGATCTTCGAACAATGCCCGGAGCTCGACTTCGGCTTCCGCGGCGAAGCCGAAGAGAGCTTCCCCCGGTTCGCAAAGGCGCTCTTGGCCGGAGACACCGGCACCGGTTTCCCAGGCGTGATCACCAAAAGCCACGACTCGGCACCCGCCTCGATCAAGGACCCGGACCAGCTCCCCTTCCCAGCCTGGGACCTCATGCCCATGGAGCGCTACCGCCATCCCTTGTTCCCGGGCGAACGTCTCGCCACCATATTCTCCAGCCGCGGCTGCCCCTACCAATGCATCTTCTGCGACAAGACCGTGTGCGGCAGCAAATACCGCCCCCGCAGCCCTGAAAACGTTATAAAGGAAATTGAGGCCCTTCATTCAAAGCACGACGTCACAGCCTTCATGTTCTACGACGACCTCTTCTCCTTGGACCGCGAGCGCGTCATCCGACTCTGCCGCCTCATCATCGACAGCGGCCTCAAGATACGCTGGAAGTGCGAATGCCGCGCCAACACCGTGGACGACGAGCTGCTCTCCTGGATGAAGAAAGCCGGCTGCGTCCAGATCGCCTTCGGCATCGAGACCGCGCACCAGAAAGGACTCGACTGGCTGCGCAAAGGGATCAAGGTCGAGCAAGTCAAGGACGCCGTGGCCAAGACCAAGAAGGCCGGCATCAAGGTCCTCGGCTACTTCATCCTCGGCATCCCCGTCGAGACCCATGAAGAGGAACTCCAGACCGTGGAGTTCGCTGTCGAACTGGGCATAGACTACGCCCAGTTCGGCAGCCTCAGCCCCTTGCCCGGCACAGACCTCTACGACCTGGCGGTAAAAAACGGCTGGTACCGGGAAGGCCCCGGGCCGGCGCCCGAGGAATACGGGCAGACCAGGCCCCTGCTCATCACGGGCCATTGGACCGAGGCGCGGCTCAAACGCATCATGAGCCAGGCCTACCGCAGGTTCTACTTCCGGCCCGGCTATCTCTTGAAAACAGCGCTCAGGCCCCGCGGGTTCCTGGACCTCGCCCGCAGCGGACTGCGGCTATTGCGCTGGCTCTTCGCTCAGACCGGCTTCGACGCGACGAACAAGTGA
- a CDS encoding SPFH domain-containing protein, translating to MNIVTAFAGILGLSVTGLGVAVAIILTLWFAYNSIVVVGGTQVAVLERRWLGRSMPDGRVVAMADEVGIQARILGPGLHFLIPFLYRTEKHPMFVVGENEVGLIESIDGSPVPPGSIFARVVTGHNLFQDAPAFLTNGGEKGPQLQVLPPGFYRINPYLFRVDKVPAVNISNSHIGVVVAADGQPIAPGRLLGRKVDGHNNFQDGQAFIEKGGQKGPQIDILLPGTYRVNTKLFKVEVREATVVPTKKVGLITARDGDPLPPTEYVGKIVPGHRDYQDAAGFLSNAGQRGPQLDFLRPGTYYINPLMFDASLDDVAVVQRGEVAVIVSNIGKDPATDGSAAKTDAKSDEALKYGMERYVVDAGYRGIQREVAGPGTYYLNKLAYTPHIIPTTNITIDWASGKTEGKEGPRAFDPLAIVSKDGFEMTVEVKVIIRVLPQQAPHMVARIGTIENLIEHVIHPLIDSSYRNQASATEAMKFMQDRHEQQQMAEQHVQEELRRYHVECVSVLICQIMLPERLMQTLTNKVVATQQKSMFDAQQEAESRRREMEKTKAQADLQPSLVKAEIDVQIATQQKAGLIIGAEGRGAATKLEQEGVAAGIEAVGRAEGEKIRAIGHATAEAYTKQALALGQAPLAMIEVMKQVSSGKVKITPDIVVSGAQGDGANMLSAFMASLMASGMRLAPQDSGKIPPKAT from the coding sequence ATGAACATCGTGACAGCCTTCGCCGGCATCCTCGGCCTTTCCGTGACGGGCCTGGGCGTGGCCGTGGCCATCATCCTCACCCTCTGGTTCGCCTACAACTCCATCGTCGTCGTCGGCGGAACCCAGGTGGCGGTGCTGGAGCGCCGCTGGCTCGGCCGCTCCATGCCGGACGGCCGCGTCGTGGCCATGGCCGATGAGGTGGGCATCCAGGCGCGCATCCTCGGCCCGGGCCTGCATTTCCTGATCCCCTTCCTCTACCGCACGGAGAAGCACCCCATGTTCGTGGTGGGCGAGAACGAGGTCGGCTTGATCGAGTCCATCGACGGCAGCCCCGTCCCGCCCGGCAGCATCTTCGCCCGGGTCGTCACGGGGCACAACCTCTTCCAGGACGCCCCCGCCTTCCTCACCAACGGCGGCGAGAAAGGCCCCCAACTCCAGGTCCTGCCTCCGGGCTTCTACCGGATCAACCCCTACCTCTTCCGCGTGGACAAGGTGCCGGCCGTCAACATCTCCAACAGCCATATCGGGGTGGTCGTGGCCGCGGACGGCCAGCCCATCGCGCCGGGCCGCCTGCTCGGCCGGAAGGTGGACGGGCACAACAACTTCCAGGACGGCCAGGCCTTCATCGAGAAAGGCGGGCAGAAGGGCCCCCAGATCGACATCCTCCTGCCCGGCACCTACCGCGTCAACACCAAACTCTTCAAGGTCGAGGTTCGGGAAGCCACGGTCGTGCCCACCAAGAAGGTGGGCCTCATCACCGCCCGGGACGGCGACCCCTTGCCCCCGACCGAGTACGTGGGCAAAATCGTGCCCGGACACCGGGACTACCAGGACGCGGCGGGCTTCCTGTCCAACGCCGGCCAGCGCGGCCCTCAGCTGGACTTCCTGCGGCCCGGGACCTATTACATCAACCCGCTGATGTTCGACGCCTCTCTCGACGACGTGGCCGTGGTCCAGCGCGGCGAGGTGGCGGTCATCGTCTCCAACATCGGCAAGGACCCGGCCACGGACGGCTCAGCCGCGAAAACGGACGCGAAGTCCGATGAGGCTCTCAAATACGGCATGGAGCGCTACGTGGTCGACGCGGGCTACCGCGGCATCCAGCGCGAGGTGGCGGGGCCGGGGACCTATTATCTCAACAAGCTGGCCTACACCCCGCACATCATCCCCACGACCAACATCACCATCGACTGGGCCTCGGGCAAGACCGAGGGCAAGGAAGGCCCGCGCGCCTTCGACCCTCTGGCCATCGTGTCCAAGGACGGCTTCGAGATGACGGTCGAGGTCAAGGTCATCATCCGGGTCCTGCCCCAGCAGGCGCCGCACATGGTGGCGCGCATCGGGACCATCGAGAACCTCATCGAGCACGTCATCCATCCGCTCATCGACAGCTCGTACCGCAACCAGGCCTCGGCCACCGAGGCGATGAAGTTCATGCAGGACCGCCACGAGCAGCAGCAGATGGCGGAGCAGCACGTGCAGGAGGAGCTGCGGCGCTACCACGTGGAGTGCGTGAGCGTGCTCATCTGCCAGATCATGCTGCCCGAGCGGCTGATGCAGACCTTGACCAACAAGGTGGTGGCCACCCAGCAGAAATCCATGTTCGACGCCCAGCAGGAGGCGGAGTCGCGCCGGCGCGAGATGGAGAAGACCAAGGCCCAGGCGGATTTGCAGCCGAGCCTGGTGAAGGCTGAGATCGACGTGCAGATCGCGACCCAGCAGAAGGCCGGGCTGATCATCGGGGCCGAGGGCCGCGGCGCGGCCACCAAGCTGGAGCAGGAGGGCGTGGCGGCGGGCATCGAGGCGGTGGGGCGGGCCGAGGGCGAGAAGATCCGGGCCATCGGCCACGCCACGGCCGAGGCCTACACCAAGCAGGCGCTGGCGCTGGGGCAGGCGCCGCTGGCCATGATCGAGGTGATGAAGCAGGTCTCCAGCGGCAAGGTGAAGATCACGCCGGACATCGTGGTGTCGGGGGCGCAGGGAGACGGGGCCAACATGCTCTCGGCGTTCATGGCCAGCCTCATGGCCAGCGGGATGCGGTTGGCGCCGCAGGATTCGGGGAAGATCCCGCCGAAGGCGACGTAG
- a CDS encoding class I SAM-dependent methyltransferase has translation MRRKPRGRVQLLKDFVTFPLRALTLFHNDRWGLSALSSERFEYVGREVRGRCLDVGCGRSNRFVQEFLGGHGKGIDVFRYEGLARDEVVADLCRFPFPDASFDSVTFIANLNHVPRSKRDIELAEAWRCLKPGGDIVVTMGNPVAEILVHQVVWLYDKVFRTDFDMDTERGMAEGEEYFLRDAEIVSRLARAGFCGVRKKYFPTQWALNHLFVASKPV, from the coding sequence TTGAGACGAAAGCCCCGGGGCCGCGTCCAACTCCTGAAGGATTTCGTCACCTTTCCCCTGCGCGCGCTGACCCTGTTCCACAATGACCGGTGGGGCCTGTCCGCGCTTTCCTCCGAGCGGTTCGAGTATGTCGGGCGGGAGGTGAGAGGTCGCTGTCTGGACGTGGGCTGCGGCCGGAGCAACCGGTTCGTGCAGGAGTTCCTGGGCGGCCACGGCAAGGGCATCGACGTTTTCAGGTATGAAGGACTGGCTCGGGACGAAGTCGTCGCGGACCTCTGTCGCTTCCCCTTCCCGGATGCCTCCTTCGATTCCGTCACGTTCATCGCGAATCTGAACCACGTGCCGCGCTCGAAAAGAGACATCGAGTTGGCGGAGGCGTGGCGATGTCTAAAGCCGGGCGGCGACATCGTGGTGACCATGGGCAACCCGGTCGCCGAGATCCTGGTGCATCAGGTGGTCTGGCTTTACGACAAGGTCTTCAGGACCGACTTCGACATGGATACCGAGCGGGGCATGGCGGAAGGAGAGGAGTACTTCTTGCGGGATGCCGAGATCGTCTCACGTCTGGCCCGGGCGGGGTTCTGCGGCGTCAGGAAAAAATATTTTCCGACGCAATGGGCGCTGAATCACTTGTTCGTCGCGTCGAAGCCGGTCTGA
- a CDS encoding Mrp/NBP35 family ATP-binding protein, whose amino-acid sequence MNKHAPGPEPQPEKSLPEGVRHIVAVGAGKGGVGKSTVAVNLAVALAAEGLKVGLLDADVYGPNLPQMMGVLNHVPRLGEDGKIEPAEAHGVKLMSMGFLLEADSPVIWRGPLLHGAMNQFLRDVRWGGLDVLVVDLPPGTGDVQLSVAQTVPLAGAVIVTTPQSIALCDVMKAAAMFRKLEVPIFGVVENMGDFVCPHCRKTSRVFSHGAGKKFSQMYGVPLLGEIPLDPAVCSAGEDGRPLCVAHPESAPAKALRGLARAVAARLAIPIAKRQGG is encoded by the coding sequence ATGAACAAGCACGCGCCCGGACCCGAGCCGCAGCCCGAGAAGTCCCTGCCGGAGGGCGTCCGGCATATCGTGGCAGTAGGCGCGGGAAAGGGCGGGGTGGGCAAGTCCACGGTCGCGGTCAACCTGGCCGTGGCCCTGGCCGCGGAAGGGCTCAAGGTCGGGCTCCTGGACGCCGACGTCTACGGCCCCAACCTGCCGCAGATGATGGGGGTCTTGAACCACGTGCCCCGGCTGGGCGAGGACGGCAAGATCGAGCCGGCCGAGGCCCACGGGGTGAAGCTCATGTCCATGGGCTTCCTGCTGGAGGCGGACTCGCCGGTCATCTGGCGCGGGCCTCTGCTGCACGGGGCCATGAACCAATTCCTGCGCGACGTGCGCTGGGGCGGGCTCGACGTCCTGGTGGTGGACCTGCCCCCGGGCACGGGCGACGTGCAGCTCTCCGTGGCCCAGACCGTGCCTCTGGCCGGCGCGGTCATCGTGACCACGCCGCAGAGCATCGCGCTCTGCGACGTGATGAAGGCGGCGGCCATGTTCCGCAAGCTGGAGGTCCCGATCTTCGGCGTGGTGGAGAACATGGGCGATTTCGTCTGTCCGCACTGCCGCAAGACCAGCCGCGTCTTCTCGCACGGCGCGGGCAAGAAGTTCTCGCAGATGTACGGGGTGCCCCTCTTGGGGGAGATCCCGCTGGACCCGGCCGTGTGTTCGGCCGGGGAGGATGGGAGGCCCTTGTGCGTGGCGCATCCGGAGAGCGCCCCGGCCAAGGCCCTGCGCGGCCTGGCGCGCGCCGTCGCGGCCCGGCTGGCCATACCGATAGCGAAGAGGCAAGGAGGCTGA
- a CDS encoding sensor histidine kinase: MQTSPKAVGGPARGLEQRQQRRIRILHLFQERVKELAATMLQDDAQDIAALLREVVAMLPSAWQYPASASARIRLDQQEFRAPDFEATPWRQSAAFVTSDGRRGLIEVVYLKEFPQAAEGPFLAEERKLIDFLAEMFRGFMDRKIARQALVASRDSYQEQLRCLAAQLSLTEERERRALAADLHDHIGQTLAAARLKLSALAGTRETEAVRALLDEAIQYTRSLTFELSSPVLYELGLAPALEQLAERMQEKHGLGIEVHDDGAAKPMDDEVRVVLFKAVRELLMNVVKHARAGRATVALRKVDRAVEISVADDGVGCSAEQAAASAGSGGFGLFSIREGLRHCGGEFAIRPRAGRGTEATLRAPLRAADRGH; encoded by the coding sequence ATGCAGACATCCCCCAAGGCCGTGGGCGGCCCCGCGCGCGGTCTCGAGCAGCGCCAGCAGAGGCGCATCCGGATACTCCACCTGTTCCAGGAGAGGGTCAAGGAACTGGCCGCGACCATGCTCCAGGATGACGCGCAGGACATCGCCGCGCTCCTGCGCGAGGTGGTCGCCATGCTGCCTTCGGCTTGGCAGTACCCGGCGTCGGCCTCGGCCCGGATCCGGCTGGACCAGCAGGAGTTCCGCGCCCCGGATTTCGAGGCCACCCCATGGCGGCAGAGCGCGGCCTTCGTCACGAGCGACGGACGCCGAGGCCTCATCGAGGTGGTCTATCTCAAGGAGTTCCCCCAGGCGGCCGAGGGCCCCTTCTTGGCCGAGGAAAGGAAGCTCATCGATTTCCTGGCCGAGATGTTCCGCGGCTTCATGGATAGGAAGATCGCCCGGCAGGCTCTGGTGGCTTCCCGCGACTCCTACCAGGAGCAGCTCCGTTGTCTGGCCGCGCAGCTTTCGCTGACCGAGGAGCGGGAACGCCGCGCCCTCGCGGCCGACCTGCACGACCACATCGGCCAGACTCTGGCCGCGGCCCGGCTCAAGCTGAGCGCCCTGGCCGGGACTCGCGAGACCGAGGCGGTCCGGGCCCTGTTGGATGAGGCCATCCAGTACACCCGCTCGCTGACCTTCGAGCTGAGCTCCCCGGTCCTTTACGAGTTGGGCTTGGCGCCCGCCCTGGAGCAACTGGCCGAGCGGATGCAGGAGAAGCACGGCCTCGGCATCGAGGTCCATGATGACGGGGCCGCCAAGCCCATGGACGACGAGGTCCGGGTCGTGCTGTTCAAGGCGGTGCGGGAGCTGCTCATGAACGTGGTCAAGCACGCCCGCGCCGGCCGGGCCACGGTCGCCCTGCGCAAGGTCGACCGGGCCGTCGAGATCTCCGTGGCGGACGACGGGGTGGGCTGCTCCGCCGAACAGGCCGCGGCTTCGGCCGGGTCGGGGGGCTTCGGGCTTTTCAGCATCCGGGAAGGGCTGCGCCACTGCGGCGGAGAGTTCGCGATCCGGCCCCGGGCAGGGCGGGGGACCGAAGCCACTCTCAGGGCTCCGCTCCGGGCCGCGGACCGGGGGCATTGA
- a CDS encoding zinc ribbon domain-containing protein gives MIRCPKCGKDNNDGCQVCYHCLESLKKAPRESPAPEPSQTVKAPASACPACGADNDADAAFCDQCGLPMSNSPEPAGCPECGGKVEESGDGRGVCTECGVELAEHPSPAAAAQEETPAAESPTAPAPHDLSQILSRKILEKLEAGMPLELAVETSCQECLPDAAGAAPKEDALAACPVCGTGNSPQAPRCQDCGISFEPARRPIPCPRCAKPCSEDTCPCGAIMTLSKLAGFVDPSVIRVCPRCKQLLTVDRKECPTCACDVISADRLKAYVSAHTVVAEDGK, from the coding sequence ATGATCCGTTGTCCAAAATGCGGCAAAGACAATAACGACGGCTGCCAGGTCTGCTATCACTGCCTAGAGTCCCTGAAAAAAGCCCCACGAGAGAGCCCTGCGCCGGAGCCGTCCCAGACGGTCAAGGCCCCAGCCTCAGCCTGCCCGGCCTGCGGCGCGGACAATGACGCGGACGCGGCCTTCTGCGATCAGTGCGGCCTGCCAATGTCCAACAGTCCCGAGCCCGCAGGCTGCCCCGAATGCGGCGGAAAAGTCGAGGAATCCGGAGACGGAAGAGGAGTCTGCACCGAATGCGGCGTGGAGCTCGCCGAACATCCAAGCCCGGCTGCGGCCGCTCAAGAAGAAACCCCTGCCGCCGAGAGCCCCACCGCCCCCGCCCCGCATGATCTGAGCCAGATCCTGAGCCGCAAGATCCTGGAGAAGCTGGAGGCCGGCATGCCCTTGGAGCTCGCCGTGGAGACCAGCTGCCAAGAATGCCTCCCCGACGCAGCCGGAGCCGCGCCCAAGGAAGACGCCCTCGCGGCCTGCCCGGTCTGCGGAACGGGGAACTCCCCGCAAGCCCCTCGCTGCCAAGACTGCGGAATCTCCTTCGAGCCCGCGCGCCGTCCCATCCCGTGTCCCCGCTGCGCCAAGCCCTGCTCCGAGGACACCTGTCCCTGCGGCGCCATCATGACCCTCTCCAAGCTCGCCGGATTCGTGGACCCATCCGTCATCCGAGTCTGCCCCCGCTGCAAGCAGCTTCTGACGGTCGACAGGAAGGAATGCCCCACTTGCGCCTGCGACGTCATCTCCGCCGACCGGCTTAAAGCCTATGTCTCCGCGCATACGGTTGTCGCGGAGGATGGGAAATGA